The Thermoanaerobaculia bacterium genome has a window encoding:
- the rplU gene encoding 50S ribosomal protein L21 produces the protein MYAIVSTGGKQFKVSPGDVVRIEKLAGEPVVKGDAIVFQEVAFVGDGDRFRAGAPLVDGVSVRGTVLSPMKTRKVLIFKKKRTKQYRRTKGHRQNVVEVRIDGIEG, from the coding sequence ATGTACGCGATCGTCTCGACGGGTGGAAAACAGTTCAAGGTGAGCCCGGGCGACGTGGTGCGCATCGAGAAGCTCGCCGGCGAGCCGGTCGTCAAGGGCGATGCGATCGTGTTCCAGGAAGTCGCGTTCGTCGGCGACGGCGACCGCTTCCGGGCGGGCGCCCCCCTGGTGGACGGGGTGAGCGTGCGCGGCACCGTGCTCTCGCCGATGAAGACGCGCAAGGTGCTCATCTTCAAGAAGAAACGGACGAAGCAGTATCGCCGCACGAAGGGGCATCGGCAGAACGTCGTCGAGGTCCGGATCGACGGCATCGAGGGTTGA
- the rpmA gene encoding 50S ribosomal protein L27, whose protein sequence is MAHKKGQGSSRNGRDSNSQRLGVKAFGGEMVTGGSILVRQRGTKFQPGDNVGRGKDDTLFAKVPGVVRFRDRGRLGRFIAIEATEV, encoded by the coding sequence ATGGCGCATAAGAAGGGACAGGGATCGTCGCGGAACGGCCGCGATTCGAACTCGCAGCGGCTGGGCGTGAAGGCGTTCGGCGGCGAGATGGTGACGGGCGGATCGATCCTCGTTCGGCAGCGCGGAACGAAGTTCCAGCCCGGCGACAACGTCGGCCGCGGCAAGGACGACACGCTTTTCGCGAAGGTCCCGGGGGTCGTGCGTTTCCGCGACCGGGGCCGGCTCGGGCGCTTCATCGCGATCGAGGCGACGGAAGTCTGA
- the obgE gene encoding GTPase ObgE codes for MFIDEAEITVASGDGGNGCIAFRREKFVPRGGPSGGDGGDGGDVWVAANASLNTLYPLRHQTHYRAGRGQHGLGSNCHGKRGQDLVIELPIGSVVRDAETKETLADLTEPGQRVCLAKGGNGGWGNQHFATSTRQAPRFAKPGLPGETRRLSIELKLLAEVAIIGLPNAGKSTLISVISAARPKIADYPFTTLTPNLGVVTRDDDTLVVADIPGLIRGAHEGAGLGIRFLKHVERCRALCHLVDASAPGDAEPDVAAIEEELAAFSPEIAKRPRLLVASKTDAADPERLASIETAARRRGLPLHAISAATRAGIPELVHALFEIGKAKSAPSVEAGAS; via the coding sequence ATGTTCATCGACGAGGCGGAGATCACGGTGGCGTCCGGGGACGGCGGCAACGGCTGCATCGCGTTTCGCCGCGAGAAGTTCGTGCCCCGCGGCGGTCCGTCGGGAGGCGACGGCGGGGACGGAGGCGACGTCTGGGTCGCGGCGAACGCGTCCCTCAACACGCTCTATCCGCTGCGGCACCAGACGCATTACCGGGCAGGGAGGGGACAGCACGGGCTCGGGTCGAACTGCCACGGCAAGCGGGGACAAGACCTCGTGATCGAGCTTCCGATCGGCTCCGTCGTCCGCGACGCCGAAACGAAGGAGACGCTCGCGGACCTGACCGAGCCCGGCCAGCGCGTTTGCCTGGCCAAAGGAGGGAACGGGGGCTGGGGAAACCAGCATTTCGCGACCTCGACGCGGCAGGCGCCGCGGTTCGCCAAGCCCGGCCTCCCGGGGGAGACGCGGCGGCTTTCGATCGAGCTCAAGCTCCTCGCGGAAGTCGCGATCATCGGGCTTCCGAACGCCGGAAAATCGACGCTGATCTCGGTGATCTCCGCGGCCCGCCCGAAGATCGCGGACTACCCGTTCACGACGCTGACGCCGAATCTCGGCGTCGTGACGCGCGACGACGACACCCTCGTCGTCGCCGACATCCCGGGCTTGATCCGCGGCGCGCACGAGGGCGCCGGACTGGGAATCCGGTTCCTGAAGCACGTCGAGCGCTGCCGCGCGCTCTGCCATCTCGTCGACGCCTCGGCGCCGGGCGACGCCGAGCCGGACGTCGCCGCGATCGAGGAGGAACTCGCGGCCTTCTCCCCCGAGATCGCGAAGCGTCCGCGCCTTCTCGTCGCCTCGAAGACGGACGCGGCGGACCCGGAGCGCCTCGCGTCGATCGAGACGGCGGCGCGGCGGCGCGGCCTTCCGTTGCACGCCATCTCGGCGGCCACGCGCGCGGGCATTCCGGAGCTCGTGCACGCGCTCTTCGAGATCGGGAAAGCGAAGAGCGCGCCTTCGGTGGAAGCCGGAGCCTCATGA
- the nadD gene encoding nicotinate-nucleotide adenylyltransferase produces the protein MKVGLFGGTFDPVHEGHLRPAAAVAEAIALDLLVFVPANRAPGKESAIPAPAAHRVAMLALALSGRRDFILSLAEIERGGTSYTVETLRAFVRDHPHDEVFFLLGTDALAGFDRWRQPREILSLARLAGFVREPYEPDVVDASPILSANRSSILIFDSVRVKISSTDVRRAAARGESLSGRTPPAVEEYIVKQGLYRDSGTGRI, from the coding sequence ATGAAAGTTGGACTCTTCGGGGGAACCTTCGACCCGGTGCACGAGGGGCACCTGCGTCCCGCCGCCGCCGTGGCCGAGGCGATCGCGCTCGACCTCCTCGTCTTCGTGCCCGCCAACCGCGCGCCCGGAAAGGAGTCGGCGATCCCGGCTCCGGCGGCCCACCGCGTGGCGATGCTCGCGCTCGCCCTTTCGGGACGCCGTGATTTCATCCTTTCGCTCGCGGAGATCGAGAGGGGCGGGACGTCTTACACCGTCGAGACGCTTCGCGCGTTCGTGCGCGACCATCCGCACGACGAGGTCTTCTTTCTGCTCGGCACCGACGCTCTCGCCGGATTCGACCGGTGGCGGCAGCCGCGGGAGATCCTGTCGCTCGCCCGGCTCGCCGGGTTCGTGCGGGAGCCGTACGAGCCCGACGTCGTCGACGCGAGCCCGATCCTCTCTGCGAACCGCAGTTCCATCTTGATTTTCGACTCGGTCCGCGTGAAAATTTCCTCGACCGACGTGAGGCGCGCGGCCGCCCGCGGGGAATCGCTTTCGGGCCGCACGCCCCCGGCGGTGGAGGAATACATCGTCAAGCAGGGCCTCTACAGAGACTCCGGGACCGGGCGGATTTGA